Proteins co-encoded in one Brassica oleracea var. oleracea cultivar TO1000 chromosome C4, BOL, whole genome shotgun sequence genomic window:
- the LOC106342999 gene encoding putative F-box protein At1g21990, whose protein sequence is MCAHRVGMGSRDLISSLPDEVLGKILSFLPTHIAASTSVLSKRWRNLLALVNKLDLSDASGGPLGFPEFVDKTLALLKNSSLIKTFHLNCEHRHEDSRVDGWIRTALELGFLEELRLETVGMYSIETEFFTSNTLVDLTICDGFYPDGRLPPAGGVFFPALKRLSLFSVAFADCAMYDDLVLGCPVLEELFLHYPDDNNPPAWTGDVSSSSIERLTIIHHYPDYREAYEFVSFTTPSLLYLDYSGYVADQYDVDFDSLVEARLDIRPWEAFTDEHDDRSDSEDDDSDSKDDADSFSSWDVTGLVTKISNIKTLHLSSDSLEVFHFYCRSMPVFHNLLTLSFESDKEKGWQVVPLLLNSSPNLETLVIKGLVHKVTNRCGDACICIPKKKKKEEGVPCCLSTCQVKMLTVSGYLGTCRERKQISHFLANLKCLETVKVGVQVDNQQENHVHKRYMGIINALIKLPRVSPNCQIQFF, encoded by the exons ATGTGTGCTCACAGAGTAGGGATGGGTTCTAGAGATTTGATCAGCAGTCTGCCAGACGAGGTTCTTGGGAAGATCCTGTCCTTCCTTCCGACACATATCGCCGCTTCCACATCAGTTCTGTCCAAGAGGTGGAGGAATCTTCTTGCGCTTGTAAACAAGCTCGATTTGAGCGACGCAAGTGGTGGTCCTCTAGGCTTCCCTGAATTCGTGGACAAGACACTTGCTCTCTTAAAAAACTCTTCACTCATCAAGACATTCCATCTCAACTGTGAGCATAGGCACGAAGACTCTCGTGTGGACGGTTGGATCCGCACTGCCCTGGAGCTCGGCTTCTTGGAGGAGCTTCGCTTGGAGACCGTAGGTATGTATTCTATAGAGACCGAGTTCTTCACGAGCAACACACTGGTTGACCTCACGATATGCGATGGATTCTATCCTGACGGTCGCCTCCCACCTGCTGGTGGAGTCTTTTTCCCAGCGCTCAAAAGACTCTCTCTCTTCTCCGTGGCGTTTGCGGATTGTGCCATGTATGATGATCTCGTCCTTGGATGCCCCGTCCTCGAGGAACTGTTCCTGCATTATCCTGATGATAACAATCCCCCGGCTTGGACAGGGGACGTGTCTAGCTCTTCCATCGAGCGACTGACCATCATTCACCATTATCCCGATTACCGCGAAGCTTACGAGTTTGTTTCTTTTACCACGCCCAGTCTTTTGTACCTTGACTACTCTGGTTACGTTGCGGATCAGTATGATGTTGATTTTGATTCCCTTGTTGAAGCAAGACTTGATATTCGCCCTTGGGAGGCATTTACAGATGAGCATGATGATCGTAGTGATTCTGAGGATGATGACAGTGATTCAAAGGATGATGCAGATTCTTTTTCTTCTTGGGATGTTACCGGCCTTGTTACAAAGATAAGCAATATCAAGACCCTTCACTTGTCTTCGGATTCTCTTGAG GTTTTTCACTTTTACTGTAGATCAATGCCAGTCTTTCACAACCTCCTTACTTTATCATTTGAGAGTGACAAAGAAAAAGGATGGCAAGTGGTGCCTCTTCTTCTCAACAGCTCTCCAAACCTAGAAACTCTAGTCATCAAG GGCCTTGTGCATAAAGTTACAAATAGATGCGGGGACGCCTGCATTTGCATCCCTAAGAAGAAGAAGAAGGAAGAGGGAGTACCATGCTGTTTATCCACATGTCAAGTGAAGATGCTAACCGTTTCAGGGTATTTAGGGACTTGTAGAGAGCGGAAACAGATAAGTCATTTCTTGGCGAATTTGAAATGTCTTGAAACTGTCAAAGTTGGTGTTCAAGTTGATAACCAACAAGAGAACCATGTTCATAAAAGATACATGGGAATCATCAATGCTCTTATCAAACTTCCCAGAGTTTCGCCAAACTGTCAGATCCAGTTCTTCTGA